Part of the Nicotiana tabacum cultivar K326 chromosome 20, ASM71507v2, whole genome shotgun sequence genome, CTTTGTATTTGCAATAATCACACCAGACTGTAGATTTACCAGCTGTGTTTCTAGGTTTATAACTTCCATTTGAGTTATTTGAACTGACATTAGATTGTCCTCCACCATTGTAACCTCCAGTATACATCTTGTTACTCATCATTGCAACTTCATTGCTTTCATCATATGCACCTTTTCCACTAATCCTCTAGCTCTCGACATTTACGATCATGACATAGGCCTGATTCAGATTTGGTAGGGGTCGGGTTATAAGCACTTGATTCCTAGCATTCTCAAAGGATTCATTCAAACCAGTGAGGAATTGATATAGCTTCTGTATCTGGTAATGTTCTATGTGTTTCCTAGATTCAGCACAACCACGTGAAGGTGATGGTGTTAGTGTTTCATGCTCATCCCAGAGTTCTCTCAGTTTAGTATAGTATATTGAGACAGAGGATATGCCTTGAGTCAGTGTGGCAATTTCCTTGTGCAAATAACAAGCCCTAGATGCATTATCCTTATCAAATCTCTCCTTGAGATCCTCCCAAACAGTGTGTGCATCAGAGGCATAGATCACAAAACTGATCAAACTAGGTGAAACTGTGTTAATTATCCAAGCAAGCACAATAGCATTGCATCTGTCCCACAATTCATACAAACTAGCACCATATCTAGACTTTCTACAAGTGCCTAGAACAAAAcctaatttatttttatcatgCAAAACAATTTTCATAGATCTACTCCAAATTGAATAATTTTCTGAACCTTGAAGCTGAACAGAAGTAAGTACAGAACCTTGAGTGTTAGAACGATAAATGTAAAGAGAATGATTGTGATCAACAAGCTCTGTAGTTGGCGCAGAGATTGAAGTCGCAAATGGAGAATCATCAGTTTCTTCATTAATCGCCATTGTAGCAGAGACACAAAGCTTTCAGACTGTTAATTTCTCACAAAATTGAGCTCGATCTGACCGTGATTCAACCAGATAATTGAGAATTCCCAAACCCTAGAACGAGTGAGAAGTCTTCTGTGTTGAAAAAATAGCTCGATCGATCGATGAGATTGAGAAACTAGAAATGAATTGAATTACTCCAGTTCTATCACAGCAGAGCTTCAGTGAGACGAGCAccgggctctgataccatgttgagaAGCTCTAGCTATGTAGGAACTGAAGGTTctagaagatgagaaagaaaaagaagaagtctgaAATGAAGCTCTGTATTATTCTTACGGAAGGAAATGAAAATGTTATTAATTTACCCATAAAGGAATTGAAatggaccaaaaagaaaaaaaagagaagtggTGATCGTTGAGCATCATTATTCCAAACTTAGAGGGCCAAACGAGAAGTCCAAATAAATACCATAATAAGCCCATTTTCTTAATCACAAACATAACCAACATCCTAGATCCATATTTTTGTTAACTTAACTCTACTTAATCCACTCATTGCTAATtccaaacaaaacaaaaggaatgTACAATGTTGCAAGGAAATGAATAGATTAGGGACCAAATCTTGTAGAAAATGATCTGCTCATAAAAGGGTGCAAAATGCAAAGAACTAGTTGTAACAAAATGACGCTTTTTTGTGGACTTTTTAATTGATTAAATCAATATACTTATATCAAGATCCAGCTACATTACCTCTCTAACAAACAACATTAGGAGTGGATTTGTTGAGTAAACAAGTCACTCATCTAGACTGATGCTTAATTTTTCCCGAGTTACAGAAAATTCAGGGCAGCAGAAATTGTTTGGTTAATATATTCATACCCACAATGAGCTATTGGGGGACTATAAAGTTCGGATTATCTATCTATCCCCTTCAATCATACAGAGGGAAAAAACTTGTTGAGATTGAAGGGCAATGAGTAAAACTCTTCACTTCTTGTATCTGTCTTGAATGACTTGAACTTATCCCACCATGGCATGCCCCTATCCTTCCGTGTTGCGGCGTCTTTTTTATGCAGTGATACATCTAGGAATAATGCCAATAAACCAGCAACAAATGGTTCCGACGAGAAGGGCACATTGATCATGTCATTGAACTGGTAAAAAGAACAAAATGCAACAACTCATTTAGGCCATTACTAAAAGAAATATCTTAATTTCAACCCCCCTTATGCTTTGAGACCATTCATACCCTTATTATAAGCAAATTGTCTTATATTTGTCTTTGATACTAACGTAGCTCCAGTATAGCAAAATACTTGGGAAATAGTTTAAATTTATCCCTCTACTTTTGACTTTGGTGGTCTAAAAGTTATCCTCCGATATAGTTCAGTTGCCATGTTGGAGAGAAAGCAATTTGCTAACGACAAGGATATGAATGGCCCTAGGCCCTAGCTTATAAGGGGTGTTAAGATTATAATATTTGGTATCGTGGAGGGGTATTTTGACCCTTTTCGTATAAGTAATATTGATGTAGTAATATGGGAAAGGGGGTTAGAGGGATTACTTACCCATCGAGCTCTAGTATGAACAGGACCATATCCATTTATTGCTGTATATTCATTGAAGTACTGTGGAATAGATAAGCCCATGAAAACTGAGAATCCTAGAATGAACTTTGTTCTAAAGCTGTTTAAATTGCAGAACTGGAGAAAACTGAGACCAGCTGAACCTGCAAACACATTAAGGGCAAACATTATAATTGTCCTAGGAATATACCAACACAATATTAATTGATAATACATACCAACATAGGCAAAGAAGAGACAATACAATGCTGCAACTATTGGTGCAGGGATTGAGGCAAAGACAGCTCCGAATTTCCCTGGTTCAACACAAGTTTAACCATCAAATATTTGTCGTATTTCAAAGAATTAATCTGAGCTAAATAATTACATGCAGCAAAGAACTAACCAAGAATTGAGAAGAAGATCATGAAACCAGCAGATATCTGAATCACTCTCCTGCTCCCAACACGGGTTAATGCGAGTAAGCCAGCATTTTCTCTATAGAACAGAAAGGAAATATTAACATTCTTTGGTATGAGTGATAAGGACATTGCTCGCACACTAATGAAAAAATTTCATCTTTGGTGGAACTTAACAAGAGTCTTACGGAGATACAGATGAGCCATTTCCGGTTCCAAATATTCCTGAGAACAATATGCCCACACCcttaaagaaaacaaagaaaactaaTCTTAGAACCATAGGTAATTAACACCTTGAATGATAGGGAAATTGGGATACATTCTTTCAGCAGAGGAAATATTGGGTTCCATTGTACTGATTTTGCTTGCAGAAAATAACATATGTATATAAGATGATATTTGAACTTTAAGCTATAAGAGGATATAGTAAAAGATTGATTCTTTTTATTACTATCAGGTCACAATCTTTAATGTAAGAATCTCCACATTGGTAATTTAGCGGATTTACCTGCCAACCGACACCACGGCTAAGGACAGAAGGAGGTATAGGAGTTGCACTGGCATACCTTGACACGGCAAAGAAGGTACCAGTAGACTGTTGACAGCCAAAACACGACAGAAACTTGTATTAGTTAGCCATGTTTTCAAGTAGCGAATAAGTTAACTTCAACTACACAGAAGAGAAGGAAACTCCATCAAAATCAGATAGGACCATAACCTTATGAGCAACTTGTTTTGGGATTGACTAACCTCGACAAGAGCAACAAGTGAAGCCGCCATCATTGCAAATGCTTCTCCAGCATCAAATGTGGGAGCTCCCCATTGAAATGGATATGGAACTCTAATCCTGTCCAAGATATACGAGTAGAATATTTAGCATACAGTTCATAGTTAACGACATACCTCTTTTCACCACTGCGTACATAACATGTTTTTACACTTTGTGAGGCATATCCAACAATTATATGTCTTTGCCAACTTCAGTCTAGactttattttgataaatttgggcAGTTCCGAATTCAAGAGAATGAACTACCCTTACCATGGAGATCCACTGATAATTCCCGCACGATCAGTTCTACAGCTAAGTTGAGTCTTCATTGGTGAATTTTTGTAAGTTCCAGCGACAGTGAGAATGTGAGCATAGACCCATACAATCACGACAGAGAATATAACAGCAAACCGATCAAAGACATGCCTATCCCCTTTCATCATATGGGGTATGTACTGCATACACAAGCAGAAATATTTGTTAACATGTTGGTTGAACTTGTAAAAGTCAGATTCAGAGCATTTTTTTTTCCTAAGTCCATAAATTGAACTAGAAAAGATATAATAGGAAACAACAAGCATCTAGGAAAGTTGTGACTAAATCCACCTGTGAAAAGATTAAGAGAACGATAAGCTGTGGCAATCCAATTTCCACACATTTTGCCAcctaaatgcaaaaaaaaaatcagttaccACAATGGACATGCTTATCATTTCAGGCAGAAGCTAATTTTTTACAGATAAAAGATTACCAGAGGAAAGCCAAATTCGTATAATCCAAATCCTGATAGAGCTACCAATGGAATTGTGGAGAGTGGACTGATGAACCTGAGATTTGAAATGGGAAATAGGGCTAACTAGTTAACCTTCAGTCAAGAATTATTTATCATAATCAgaatttttaattctttttgtcAGTCAACTACTTTACTTACAAGTTATTATGATGATGATATCTTTAGCTGATCATTTAACTTACCTTGTCACATTCCGCCATAGGCCACTAAAGCCAATAACAATCTGAAGAGTTGAAGCTACAATCATAGCACCTTGAATCCCTCGCATTATCTTCTCAAATTTCTGTTtataagtaaaagaaaaggtCAACTACTTTATCATATCAACATCAGAAAGAATGCAGCAAACTGAAAACAGACTCTAAACCGTTCACCTCCTGAGGGGTCAAAACATCACTATATCGACCAGCCAAGACAATCGAAAGTGTTGTTGGCACAAAAGTATAAGAGCCTCCGATAACAGCAGGTAGTCTTGTACCAAACAAAGTCTGAGTTAGTGTATTCAAACCAGCAACAAAGAGCAATGTTTGAATCACCTTTGCTTTCTCTTCCTGACCAGTAAAAAAAACATGGATCCTAATTAGATAGCCCATAATAAACTACAACCATAATATTTTGAACCCAAGTTGAGAACTAATAAAAGCCACAAGTCCCTAGAAAGAAACTATAACAAGAACTAGAATGTGATGGCAATTCTCAATAATTCTTACTTTTCCACCCCCCATTTGGGGAACCAGAGTTGAAGGAATGAGTACAGTTGTGCCAAGCATAACAATGTAATGTTGGAAACCAAGTAATATGGCCTCAGCTGCAACAAGAAATTCAACACATCTTTTTCAATTGTGGTTATCAACATGTCCACTTAATCAAACAAAAATGAATTAAACACACAACAAAAGAAGTAAAAAACCCAAAAACAAAAATAGGACATCATTTTAAGACAAAATCAGTTTTTGGCAAAACAGTGTAGTAATAATACTcaataaaatatgcatgaaaaCACAGAGTGATAAGTGTTTGAAAGAAAGTTGGGAGAAACTGACGCCAAGGAGGAGGACTGGTGATGCAGTAAGAAACATTAGGAAGCTGATCTTTCACAGGATGTGGTATATTCTCATCTTGTTTTGGTGGTGGTGCTGCTCCACCTCCTGCcattcctctgcttcttcttctccttcttcttcttctttacttcACTCACTTAGCTCTCTGAACCTTAAACAAAGTCCCTTCACACAATGCCGCACAAAACTCAAATCCCACAGAACCCAATATATCACAATCCCCAAAAACCCACACTGATCATATTCAAGAATCTACTAAGAAAATGTGGTTTCTTTGAATGCAGCAGTACTATAATCTTGTAAAGATTTGAGCTTTTTATGTTTTACTGAAGAAGCAAGAAAGAGAAGTGCAGCCCAAGTTGATATTATACTACACAGCCTAAAATGCTAAACACCCTcttgaagaaaactgaaaaaatataaaaataaagtaaaatgtgAAGATGGCTTATGCTATGcaaacaagaaagaaagaaaaggacaGACAGAGAAAAAGAAACCAAAGTAGTCTCTGCAACACTTCCAAGagagaatcttttttttttttcaaacttcaaaataatttaaattgattGTTGTGAACATTTGGGGTAATGCAGAGTCTTAAACCATTCCTTTTTTCTTCTCACACGTTAAAGATAAAGTTAAAAAGCATCTCTCCATAGCAAACTCTATTGTCCTAGCTACTGTACCAGAATATTAATCTTGAACaagcatttttctattttttcccatatacatttcaaatttgaagtgtaataaaaataaaaaaggaagttGCTTTTGGATTATTTATAACATTACAGTAATACCCTTTATGATAAAGAGTTATTATTGTAAGTGAAAATTTCCCTGAGAAGTAAGGAATGAAAATGACAAAAGAGGAGCCAAAGTTTTATTCTACCTAGgcagttttcttttcttttcttttttttttttttttttggtaaagaCAACAGAGAAGCTGCAGAAAAAATGTGAAGGGTCAAACAGTAGAACTGATTAGGGAGGCAGATTTTCAAGGTCTgattagtttttttcttttttcttctgatatgtcaaaaaacaaaaaacaaaaaaatgtgtACAGAAAAGCTAATTCTGGTAACTTTTCTGTTGTCTCTGACTTGTAGTTTTGTTCAGGAGGTTTGCATGACTATTTGGAAATAAGCTGTATGTTTGTGTTTTGCATTACCCTCCTTTTGCTGCATGGCCACCATAATCCAGACGACCAACTTTCTCATTGTGAAAAAATGGACATATTTCGGACAGTTTGtcaataaaagaatttttttttactgaAAATGTGTTTGTACAtgaaattttataagtttttgaaaaaaaaccggaaatgagatttttcaaaaataaaaaaatggcttTTACCACATTTTCAAAATCCTCAAAAAATCTTTTTTCCCCACTCACAAAtactgcaatattttttcaagtaaaatgcatatccaaacacaatttcaagtttcaaatatctttttcaacttaactccaaataccgttttttttttcaaaatttacaatttttatgtccaaaggCCTGCTTCATCTtctatatataattaattatatatacaGATATTCATCTTGTGTTCCAAGTAGAAAAGCTTGTAATGTTGGTCTACCCAAAAAAAAATCCTGGTCTAATCcagtgtatgcaaaattttttgTAAATGGTgtcaatatttaaaaaaataaataaatgaataaattaatGTAACGGCAAGTGgtgtcatttttttaattttatttcttctttaaacATGCATATTAGGAAAAAAGTTCGACAAGTGATGTCACGTGAAACCGCTTAGAACAAGATGCCTACGCCCCGGGTCTAATCATAACAAGTTGTGTTGTACTTAATTTGTACGAGATTCAAcaaccaaaaaggaaaaaattacgGGTCGTTTTGATGAGTAAACATCCTCTTGAGAAGTTTTATTGTGTGCCTCACACAATTGACATTAGTTGTGTGAGGGTTCTTTTTTTCTCACGAATTTGTGGACTCCAATCTTATACTTCTAAGTTCACAAAATCTGGGTCCACAAAACTGTGAAACAAAAAAGAATATCTCATACAATTAGTGTTAGTTgcatgagacacaaaataaaattttccctcTTATAGTAGTTAGGAGTGCTGAACAAGTGTTTTGTTGAAACTCTAGTTAGCCACGAAAATCAAAATTATTATTGGATTCAGCGTTAAAAGTTTAAAATGTTATGTATCAGTATCaaaagggaaaaattcagttccTCCTACTCGACCAAACGAAGGTGATATGAAATGTCTATCCCTTTTTATCTCACTTGTCCCTTAggagtcgtttggtaggatgcattagataaagctaatgcatgcattagctttgtgtattaataatacattATTTGGTAGACATTTTAAACCCATATATTAGTTATGCAAGCTTTAGTTATACATCATATTtagtattatcctatgcataattaatgcatagaaaacaatggtattagcaatacaatgagttttaatgcatgcattagcttagttaaagacaaaattatccttcaaaatttatgcttgattaaaatatgctagttagtatattaatgcaagttcaaaataatccaaatagtgagaaataaaattatatccctagtaaataaataaatacttagcatatttttttttataaataaatatttaattttattttacaatataggtagacaaaaaaaataatttttttaaagctttttcatataaaaacatttctcaacatatgtttcttttaaaaagttagagCGTGGACTAGTTTTGAGAGCATTTTttaaacaaacaattcttttagaaattgtgcaatgctttaatacatcaaaccaaacaatggataagaaatatgtcagcataactaataccagtataactaatgcaagcataactaatatcagcattactaatacactatATTCAGtattattcttatgcaccctaccgTATGACCCCTTAGTGTTCACATAAAGAACTGTCATTACGTGTTTAAAATCCAATAAAAAAGCTATGTGAATGAAATTTAGAGTTTCCTATCCAATGGGCTGTCTACCTCATTTGGTTATAACTAATTAATCTCTCACATAAAGACTCaagatatttaataaaattttcattttattttgcttATTAGGAGGATTATTTACTTTTGAGTCtttaggcatataaattttattaaaattaaatttataaaataatttggactacattttaaattcaagatatattggtccaaataaatattataggctaatataattgaattaattatataagtccaatatatacaaattaaataaataaatcttaatccattgggctagcccatttaattgggctaaagtgatgaactcacttcattaagcccaagatgccATCTTCCTAAAGGCCCAGTTTGATGCCACATGTCATATGTTGACAtgccaagtcaagcggaagagccaataggatcatgcaacgtgtcaaaatgacaaggcatgccaagtcacattaaaagactaatgaaatcgtgccacgtgtgcaagtgacatgttctggccaatcaaatatttcgatttgattggtcggaaagagtttgttctaaTCATAACTCtttcctcccacaactataaatagggatcttcataacccagaaaagatactagaagttataacaagaagcaagagagaactcgtggatcaaacgccgcaaatttctctacaagtttcaagcaatcaagttcaagttcaagttcaagttcaagaaatcaagttcaacctcaagaacgaagaacaaatcaagattcaaggagtacgagttcaaatcaaagttcgtgctagttgaatccAAGATCATCATTCGTGGCAACAAATATAGATTTAAGATCAatctcaaaggcccttgaattcatttacaattggaaagaagaatcagaggatccataaagattgtacactcatataatttgaaataaaatactacaattGTTGTTATAtctttcggtcttgattttattttctcgacgcaaatttatcGTCTACAAATTCTGacacgcccagtgggacaatctttACCTCTCATATCaaattttcaatcaccaaagttcaagaacatcaaaatggcttcaaagaaaatcaactcgaGATCAAcgtccaccaaggctgctaaatCTAGGTTCTATGCCGATGTGGAAAGCATTATCAATGTTACCTTTGGAAGTTTTGGACCaactacaaggaacaaggcaagctctttaggacaacaaacACTCAAAGTGCCATAAGCATCAACCCTTATTTTCGGATCTTCAttctcaaaaggagcaagatcttccacaaatgcACCCGAAGGAGGAAGCGATATTGCTGGAAAGATTAAGAAAGCTCTTGCGCTGCTTGACATCTCCGAATCTAAGAACTCTGCtctgaaggaagatgatgatgcttcaagtgatgaaTCCTCTCCACTTACACCATATAGCGTGATCCAATCGaggatcaatctgtgtgacaATCCATGCTGCTCTCCATCGTCcacaacaatcatgcaagccatggtgacaaacacttcatttgtggaggagcagttggcaaacttgacggaagcaatcgctcgcttgaccaagtgcatgcaaaatcaagatgctagaatcgACAAGCTAACAGATAGGTTGGAAATCTTGATGAAAAAAGAATCTACCCACGCATCTGGCAAGCTACTAGAAGTTCCAAAGAGTGATTCTCCCCCAAGACAAGTAGCATCcgctaaggctatccctgtcttatctgaagggatgattccaatcgatcaattGAAGAAGTTCAGTGAAGGAACTATTAAGAACGAGTATGAAGTTGCTGCCAAGTCCTTCCTTACATATGCAAAGCCGtacactgcaagggtcgatatATTGAAGATGCATGCTGGCTATCAACCTtcaaagtttcaacagtttgatggtaaaggtaatccaaagcaacatgtagcgcacttcgttgagacgtgcaacaatgctgggacttgtggagattacctcgtcaagcagtttgtccgctcgtaaaagaaaatacttttgatTGGTATACAGACCTAGAGGTGGGATTTATTGATAtgtgggatcaactagagcaagagttcctcaatcgcttttatagcacaagGTGCACTGTGAGCATGGTGGAATTCATAAATACTCGTCAACAGAAgggtgaaccagttatcgactttatcaattgttggaggaatgcaagcatCAACTGTAAAGACAGGCTTAGTGGAGCTtctggcatagagatgtgcatccaagacatgcattggggattgcgctaTATCTTgtaaggtatcaagcctagcacatttgaagaacatgcaactcgtgtg contains:
- the LOC107791255 gene encoding nucleobase-ascorbate transporter 7-like — its product is MAGGGAAPPPKQDENIPHPVKDQLPNVSYCITSPPPWPEAILLGFQHYIVMLGTTVLIPSTLVPQMGGGKEEKAKVIQTLLFVAGLNTLTQTLFGTRLPAVIGGSYTFVPTTLSIVLAGRYSDVLTPQEKFEKIMRGIQGAMIVASTLQIVIGFSGLWRNVTRFISPLSTIPLVALSGFGLYEFGFPLVAKCVEIGLPQLIVLLIFSQYIPHMMKGDRHVFDRFAVIFSVVIVWVYAHILTVAGTYKNSPMKTQLSCRTDRAGIISGSPWIRVPYPFQWGAPTFDAGEAFAMMAASLVALVESTGTFFAVSRYASATPIPPSVLSRGVGWQGVGILFSGIFGTGNGSSVSPENAGLLALTRVGSRRVIQISAGFMIFFSILGKFGAVFASIPAPIVAALYCLFFAYVGSAGLSFLQFCNLNSFRTKFILGFSVFMGLSIPQYFNEYTAINGYGPVHTRARWFNDMINVPFSSEPFVAGLLALFLDVSLHKKDAATRKDRGMPWWDKFKSFKTDTRSEEFYSLPFNLNKFFPSV